A region from the Prevotella melaninogenica genome encodes:
- a CDS encoding cysteine peptidase family C39 domain-containing protein gives MDRMYLIKELSFLLKVSNVKINRSLLIKELLSDPCYPSLVSISKTLNFFGVENESYIVDIDHLSSLKNVIVHTTDENGHFYVLKGCCKDDVYLYDGSDKTISKSEFLSIWNGVTLKINRVHQDYYPSNNHTLSIFFATLFLLVVSSISILQDKMIQALFFLNIIGLALAGTLLKKQMYNYDTIPFCMRGTKFDCKYVSDRNPFRRWIPFDLPVLGLFFFIFCISYLMLTQYTNFILWTVNFVAVIIMLILTCYQLFMIRKYCVYCLSITIIVMIKIFLLKPSLATIRLVTFPNLICAFSLAVLLSIIIYKFAYADSILDEKEIELLRLKRNKIIMSECFSKKHLGNPISDMMEFGNKNADIVITTFISLHCTHCWNVVNDVINLLTQFPKRFLWRVVIDGVYHPAMPEDVFAKINARQLNLLRLYHQDKKQCMKALRGWNIMRNNIKDAYLIAAYRHQLEMLQSENISHYPHIWVNDYIFPKEYTIKDLLCMQDEIIKLG, from the coding sequence ATGGATAGAATGTATTTGATTAAAGAACTTTCTTTTCTGTTGAAGGTTTCGAACGTTAAAATTAATAGAAGTCTTTTGATAAAAGAACTCCTGTCTGATCCATGCTATCCTAGTTTGGTGTCGATCTCGAAGACGCTAAATTTTTTTGGTGTTGAAAATGAATCCTATATTGTTGACATAGATCATTTGTCAAGTCTCAAAAATGTTATTGTTCATACCACAGATGAGAATGGTCATTTTTATGTATTAAAAGGATGCTGCAAAGATGATGTATACCTATATGATGGCAGTGACAAAACTATTTCTAAATCAGAGTTTCTATCTATTTGGAATGGTGTTACTCTAAAAATAAACAGGGTACATCAAGATTATTACCCATCTAATAATCATACTCTGAGCATTTTTTTTGCGACTTTATTCTTATTGGTAGTTAGTAGTATCTCTATTCTTCAAGATAAAATGATTCAGGCTCTTTTTTTTCTGAACATTATAGGGCTGGCGCTTGCAGGCACTTTACTTAAGAAGCAGATGTACAACTATGATACAATTCCTTTTTGTATGAGGGGAACTAAGTTTGATTGTAAATATGTTTCTGACCGAAATCCATTTAGGCGCTGGATTCCATTCGATTTGCCTGTTTTAGGATTATTCTTTTTCATTTTTTGCATAAGCTATTTAATGCTAACTCAATACACAAATTTTATCTTATGGACAGTTAACTTTGTTGCTGTTATTATCATGCTTATACTAACATGTTACCAATTGTTCATGATTCGCAAATATTGTGTGTATTGCTTGAGTATAACAATAATAGTAATGATAAAGATTTTCCTGCTAAAGCCATCATTAGCAACAATAAGACTAGTTACATTTCCGAACTTAATATGTGCATTTTCATTAGCAGTTCTTTTGAGCATAATAATTTATAAATTTGCATATGCTGATAGTATCTTAGATGAAAAGGAGATTGAATTATTAAGATTAAAACGAAATAAAATAATTATGTCTGAGTGTTTCTCTAAAAAACACTTGGGAAATCCTATTAGCGATATGATGGAGTTTGGTAATAAAAATGCCGACATAGTTATCACAACCTTCATTAGCCTGCATTGCACTCATTGCTGGAATGTTGTGAACGATGTCATAAATTTATTAACACAATTCCCTAAACGCTTCCTTTGGAGAGTTGTAATAGATGGGGTATATCACCCTGCTATGCCTGAAGATGTATTTGCTAAAATCAATGCTCGTCAACTAAATCTGTTAAGACTATATCACCAAGACAAGAAACAGTGTATGAAAGCATTAAGGGGATGGAATATTATGAGAAATAATATTAAAGACGCATATTTAATAGCCGCTTATAGGCATCAGCTTGAAATGCTCCAAAGTGAAAATATTAGTCATTATCCTCATATCTGGGTAAACGATTATATTTTTCCAAAAGAATATACTATAAAAGATTTACTGTGTATGCAAGATGAGATTATTAAACTTGGATAA
- a CDS encoding Fic family protein, with the protein MKYLNIKKALAAWRDIQPLSEKDRDRLSRRFTVDFNYNSNHIEGNTLTYGQTEILLLFGKVIGEADIRDVHEMTASNVGLQMMTEEAAVKEKPLTQNFIRTLHRTLLRENYTIYRNLPGGVQTNYVIHAGQYKTRPNSVITRYGDRFEYASPEETPGLMFDLVNWYNEAEKKGELSAIELAALFHYRYIRIHPFEDGNGRIARLMINFILTRHNYPMIVVRSRKKSEYLEALHQSDLEVGPVPSDGAHANIGDIRPFLKYFNELVATEVYNDVLFISEKNENIWWYDGERISFRSPNYTKILNAMRTQPTLTLNDMKEETGISVSAIQKLLDKLLSKKYVERGEKDGSWRVFLTQ; encoded by the coding sequence ATGAAGTATCTAAATATAAAGAAGGCATTGGCTGCTTGGCGCGATATTCAGCCATTGTCAGAGAAGGACAGGGATAGGCTCAGCCGCCGCTTCACCGTGGACTTCAACTATAATAGCAACCACATTGAGGGCAACACACTGACTTATGGTCAGACCGAGATTCTTCTGCTATTCGGCAAGGTGATTGGCGAGGCTGACATAAGGGACGTGCACGAGATGACGGCAAGCAACGTGGGGCTGCAAATGATGACAGAAGAGGCTGCTGTCAAAGAAAAGCCTTTGACACAAAACTTCATCCGTACACTGCACAGAACACTGCTTCGTGAAAACTACACCATTTACCGCAATCTGCCTGGTGGTGTGCAGACAAATTATGTGATACACGCAGGTCAGTATAAGACGCGCCCCAATAGTGTGATAACAAGGTATGGCGACCGCTTTGAGTACGCTTCGCCCGAAGAAACGCCGGGGCTGATGTTTGACTTGGTGAATTGGTACAATGAAGCCGAGAAGAAAGGGGAACTTTCAGCTATCGAACTGGCGGCATTGTTCCACTATCGTTATATACGCATTCACCCCTTTGAGGATGGCAATGGACGTATCGCCCGTTTGATGATCAACTTCATTCTCACACGCCACAATTATCCGATGATTGTTGTGCGCAGCCGCAAGAAGAGCGAGTATCTGGAAGCGTTGCATCAGTCTGACCTTGAAGTCGGCCCTGTGCCGAGCGACGGAGCACACGCCAACATTGGCGATATTCGTCCATTCCTCAAATATTTCAATGAGCTTGTGGCAACAGAGGTTTATAATGATGTGCTCTTCATCAGCGAAAAGAATGAAAATATTTGGTGGTATGACGGCGAAAGAATTTCTTTCCGCTCGCCTAACTACACCAAAATATTGAACGCCATGCGCACACAGCCTACGTTGACTCTGAACGACATGAAAGAGGAAACAGGTATTAGTGTGTCAGCTATCCAAAAACTGTTGGATAAACTGCTTTCTAAAAAGTATGTGGAGCGTGGTGAGAAAGATGGAAGCTGGAGAGTCTTTCTTACCCAGTAA
- a CDS encoding LrgB family protein yields the protein MNSWDETIGQTIDLIQDGRDIFSNQYVILALTFAAFFYIRRLQQRTGWMLLNPILIAIVLIIIYLKITGVSFAVYKQDAQLIDFWLKPAVVALGVPLYLQLDAIKRLWFPIVMSQLVGCLVGVVSVVFVAKLCGAPDIIILSMASKSVTTPIAMEVTQSLGGIPSLTAAVVVITGIIGALVGFKTLSYGHVNSPIAQGLSMGAASHAVGASTAMAYSSKYGAFASLGITLNGIFTALLTPTILRLMGVI from the coding sequence ATGAATTCATGGGATGAAACAATTGGTCAAACCATTGACCTTATACAGGATGGCAGAGATATCTTCTCTAACCAGTATGTTATTTTGGCATTGACCTTTGCAGCCTTCTTTTATATTCGTCGTCTGCAGCAACGTACAGGCTGGATGCTGCTCAACCCTATCTTGATAGCAATTGTGCTTATTATCATCTACCTCAAGATAACAGGTGTTTCTTTTGCGGTTTATAAACAAGATGCGCAGCTGATAGACTTTTGGCTTAAACCGGCGGTTGTTGCCTTAGGAGTACCACTTTATCTTCAGCTTGATGCTATTAAACGCCTGTGGTTCCCAATTGTGATGTCACAGCTTGTGGGTTGTTTAGTGGGTGTCGTGAGTGTTGTTTTTGTAGCCAAACTTTGTGGTGCCCCAGACATCATTATACTCTCAATGGCAAGTAAATCTGTCACAACACCTATTGCTATGGAGGTGACACAGAGTCTTGGCGGAATTCCTTCTCTTACTGCAGCTGTGGTGGTTATCACAGGTATTATTGGTGCTTTAGTAGGCTTTAAGACGTTGTCCTATGGTCATGTAAATAGCCCTATCGCACAAGGTCTCTCTATGGGTGCTGCTTCTCATGCTGTGGGTGCATCAACAGCGATGGCATATAGTAGTAAGTATGGTGCTTTTGCGAGTTTAGGTATTACGCTCAATGGTATTTTTACAGCTCTGCTTACGCCAACCATATTACGCCTGATGGGGGTTATTTAG
- a CDS encoding CidA/LrgA family protein, whose amino-acid sequence MARQFFVIFGCLALGEFVVWATGIKLPSSIIGMLLLTLFLRLGWVKLGWVKQLSELLIANLGFFFVPPGVALILYLDLIKAQWFPIVTATVVSTLLVLVVTGQMHQLVIKFERRLMAMDLLHHRAHAQKMKKALEEAEEFEAMEEAEEIEINKALHGQDTLTKTEDE is encoded by the coding sequence ATGGCAAGACAGTTTTTTGTTATCTTTGGATGCTTAGCATTGGGAGAATTTGTTGTTTGGGCTACAGGAATTAAACTGCCGTCCAGTATCATTGGTATGCTCCTTCTCACGCTTTTCCTAAGGTTGGGGTGGGTGAAGTTAGGATGGGTAAAGCAGCTTTCAGAACTTCTGATAGCCAACCTTGGTTTCTTCTTTGTACCACCAGGGGTGGCACTTATCCTCTATCTTGACCTTATTAAGGCGCAATGGTTTCCTATTGTCACCGCCACTGTTGTCAGCACACTCTTAGTTCTTGTTGTCACAGGACAGATGCACCAACTTGTCATAAAGTTTGAACGTAGACTGATGGCAATGGACTTACTTCATCATCGTGCGCATGCACAGAAGATGAAGAAGGCTTTGGAAGAAGCTGAAGAGTTTGAAGCGATGGAAGAAGCGGAGGAAATAGAAATAAACAAAGCTTTGCACGGACAAGATACACTAACTAAAACGGAGGATGAATAA
- a CDS encoding DUF3822 family protein, which yields MTEIDNNISDKKLRLTIRFSRNNMAFAVGDPQENGMLVYEPYEMNMGISVAANLREAFKVSELLQSGYKRLLAEIDTPVMLMPIDDFGTQDIETLYHHTYHRQGNEEILSSILPDLNAIAVFAINKDLKLVIDDHFKDIRLQPLMQSVWTHLYRRSYAGPRRKLYAYFHEKRMEVFSFQQNRFRFSNSYEATNEHDALYYLLYIWKLTGMDVEKDELYIVGDIHYQDWLIDKVKQHLKFCRVINQEVYFNNSQLAKRTDIPYDMKTIYLE from the coding sequence ATGACAGAGATTGATAACAACATATCCGATAAGAAACTGCGACTTACAATCAGATTTAGCAGGAACAACATGGCTTTTGCGGTGGGCGACCCACAGGAGAATGGTATGCTCGTTTATGAACCTTACGAGATGAATATGGGTATCTCAGTTGCTGCCAATCTGCGTGAAGCCTTCAAGGTTTCTGAATTGCTGCAGAGTGGATACAAACGTTTGTTAGCAGAGATTGATACCCCTGTTATGCTTATGCCTATTGACGACTTTGGTACACAGGATATTGAAACACTCTATCATCACACCTACCATAGACAAGGTAACGAGGAGATTTTATCAAGTATTCTGCCTGATTTGAATGCGATTGCTGTCTTTGCGATTAACAAAGACCTCAAGCTCGTTATCGACGACCATTTCAAGGACATTCGTCTACAACCGCTTATGCAGTCGGTATGGACGCATCTCTATCGTCGTTCTTATGCTGGTCCACGCAGAAAACTTTATGCTTATTTCCACGAGAAGCGTATGGAGGTTTTCAGTTTTCAACAAAACAGATTCCGCTTCAGTAATTCATACGAAGCAACCAATGAGCATGATGCTTTGTATTACCTCCTTTATATATGGAAGCTAACAGGAATGGATGTAGAGAAAGATGAGTTATATATTGTCGGTGATATACATTACCAAGACTGGCTCATTGATAAAGTAAAACAACATTTGAAGTTCTGTAGGGTTATCAATCAGGAGGTTTACTTCAATAATAGCCAGTTGGCTAAACGTACAGATATTCCCTACGACATGAAAACTATCTATCTGGAATAA
- the rsmD gene encoding 16S rRNA (guanine(966)-N(2))-methyltransferase RsmD — MRIITGKYKGRHFDIPRTFKARPTTDFAKENIFNVINAYVDWEEATALDLFAGTGSISLELLSRGCQQVISVEKDRDHARFISQCMEKLGTEENILIKGDVFRFLKSCHQKFDLIFADPPYALPELETIPNLIFQYDLLKEDGLLVFEHGKNNDFSAHPHFIEHRSYGSVNFTLFR; from the coding sequence ATGCGAATCATAACAGGAAAATATAAAGGCAGACACTTTGATATTCCACGTACCTTCAAGGCACGTCCTACAACAGACTTTGCTAAAGAGAATATCTTTAACGTTATCAATGCTTACGTGGATTGGGAAGAAGCAACTGCACTCGACCTCTTTGCTGGTACGGGTAGTATATCCTTAGAACTCTTATCACGTGGTTGCCAACAAGTGATAAGCGTAGAGAAAGACCGTGACCATGCTCGCTTTATCAGTCAATGTATGGAAAAGCTTGGCACAGAGGAAAATATACTGATAAAAGGAGATGTGTTCCGTTTCTTAAAGAGTTGTCATCAGAAGTTCGACCTAATCTTTGCCGACCCTCCATACGCATTGCCAGAGTTGGAGACCATTCCTAACCTCATCTTCCAATATGACTTATTAAAAGAAGATGGACTACTTGTCTTTGAACATGGTAAGAACAATGATTTCTCCGCTCACCCGCACTTCATTGAACATAGAAGCTATGGTAGTGTGAACTTCACTTTGTTTAGATAA
- a CDS encoding HU family DNA-binding protein gives MKIKLIERRKPGTKTGPGKFYASPVNVGKKTLRDIAHDIAGRSSLTRGDIENVLANFMDCLPHYLRDGFSVQLGEFGTMRLTLSSEGTATEKAFKTETIKPRVTFTPGVELKAALRDNSYETVRKTEEAGKDKKKKEKKEEGNGPVPDTV, from the coding sequence ATGAAAATCAAATTGATTGAAAGAAGAAAACCAGGCACCAAGACAGGTCCTGGAAAGTTTTATGCAAGTCCTGTGAACGTGGGGAAGAAGACCCTGCGGGATATTGCGCATGACATTGCGGGGCGTTCTTCGCTCACACGTGGTGACATCGAAAACGTGCTGGCGAACTTTATGGATTGTCTGCCTCATTATCTTCGTGACGGCTTTAGCGTGCAGTTAGGAGAATTTGGCACAATGCGCCTGACACTTTCAAGCGAAGGAACTGCGACGGAAAAGGCGTTTAAGACCGAGACAATTAAGCCACGTGTAACATTTACGCCAGGCGTGGAACTAAAAGCGGCTCTGCGTGATAACTCGTATGAGACGGTGAGAAAGACAGAAGAGGCAGGGAAAGACAAGAAGAAAAAGGAAAAGAAAGAAGAGGGAAATGGACCAGTACCAGACACCGTCTAA
- the cls gene encoding cardiolipin synthase: MIYVHWAFLAIYVVVIIIVMVRVLMDNRQPAKTMAWMLVLTFIPMLGIILYFFFGQTTRKERKIWQYSMDQLTKHSMLEFVEQKRLHLPIEYRELIKLFMNQNWALPFKNNETEIYTSGYEFFPSLLMEIGKAEHHIHLDTFIIASDPLGQIVADTLIDKARQGVEVRVIYDDVGSWKTKNRFFERMRAEGIEVYPFMPVRFPVFTSKVNYRNHRKICVIDGEVGFIGGMNVAKRYIKGIKKLAWRDTHVKITGAAVYGLQRAFLVDWFFVSRELITDHVYYPASKVAENDSLIQIVTSSPTSLWPEIEQGYVRVLTSAKRYVYMETPYFLPTDPILFAMRTAALSGVDVRLMIPYETDTKIVEWASRTYVLATVKAGVKVYLYKAGFNHSKLLVADDSIATIGSTNVDFRSFENDFEANAFFYDKKIALEVKDIFLKDQEACVSLENVRNLTHRSFLQRLWESIIRLLSPLL, from the coding sequence ATGATTTATGTTCATTGGGCATTCTTAGCAATCTACGTTGTTGTCATCATTATTGTAATGGTGCGCGTATTGATGGATAACCGACAGCCAGCCAAGACAATGGCGTGGATGTTGGTGCTAACGTTTATCCCAATGTTAGGCATTATTCTTTATTTCTTCTTTGGTCAGACCACACGGAAAGAGCGTAAGATATGGCAGTATAGTATGGATCAGCTGACAAAGCATTCCATGTTGGAGTTTGTTGAACAGAAGCGACTCCATCTGCCTATTGAGTATCGCGAACTCATCAAACTCTTTATGAATCAGAACTGGGCCTTACCTTTTAAGAACAACGAAACAGAGATTTATACTTCAGGATATGAGTTCTTCCCATCTCTACTGATGGAGATTGGTAAGGCTGAACACCACATCCATTTAGATACTTTCATCATAGCCAGCGACCCCTTGGGACAAATTGTAGCTGATACGTTGATAGACAAGGCACGACAGGGAGTTGAGGTCCGTGTTATCTATGATGATGTAGGTTCTTGGAAAACAAAGAATCGTTTCTTTGAACGTATGCGTGCTGAGGGAATAGAGGTATATCCCTTTATGCCTGTACGCTTCCCAGTCTTTACCAGTAAGGTGAACTATCGTAATCATAGAAAGATATGTGTTATTGATGGTGAGGTAGGTTTTATTGGTGGTATGAATGTTGCCAAGCGTTATATAAAGGGAATAAAGAAACTTGCTTGGCGTGATACACATGTTAAGATAACTGGTGCAGCGGTATATGGATTGCAACGTGCCTTTCTTGTAGATTGGTTCTTTGTGAGTCGTGAGTTGATAACCGACCACGTTTATTATCCTGCCAGCAAGGTTGCGGAGAATGATAGTCTTATTCAGATTGTCACCAGTAGTCCAACAAGTTTATGGCCAGAGATTGAGCAAGGATACGTAAGAGTACTTACCAGTGCAAAGCGATATGTCTATATGGAAACGCCTTACTTCCTTCCTACTGACCCAATTCTCTTTGCTATGCGTACAGCTGCTTTGTCGGGAGTTGATGTAAGACTGATGATACCTTACGAGACAGACACAAAGATTGTGGAATGGGCTTCACGCACTTATGTCTTAGCAACGGTAAAAGCGGGAGTAAAAGTTTATTTATATAAGGCTGGTTTTAATCATTCAAAACTTCTTGTTGCCGATGATAGTATAGCAACGATTGGTTCTACTAATGTTGACTTCCGTAGCTTTGAGAATGACTTTGAAGCAAATGCTTTCTTCTATGACAAGAAAATAGCATTAGAAGTAAAGGATATTTTCTTAAAAGACCAAGAAGCGTGTGTCTCCTTAGAAAATGTACGAAACCTTACACACCGTTCCTTCCTACAGCGATTGTGGGAGTCAATAATAAGACTCTTGAGTCCACTGTTGTAA